One Streptomyces sp. L2 genomic window carries:
- a CDS encoding ABC transporter substrate-binding protein, which produces MRSKSDTIRTHRAATALAALLAGALALTACSGSSDKKDDGGKSSGPGGGGSTVSLPKLDGAHLEVAAVWTGTEQANFKKVLAEFEKRTGAKVTFVPAQDPIINFLGSKIAGGQPPDVAMLPQPGAIKQAVQKNWAKPLGPDALKELRKNYSQGWQDIGKVGGKQYGVYYKAANKSLIWYNAKVFENAGAKEPKTWQDLMKTAQAVYDSGVTPFSVGGADGWTLTDWFENVYLSQAGPEKYDQLAQHKIKWTDPSVKQALTTLAQVWGKKDYVAGGADGALQTEFPASVTQTFTGGDQPKAAMVYEGDFAQVNIGDTKAKVGTDAKVFPFPAVGSTAPVVSGGDAAVILKDSKAAQALATFLASPDAATIQAKLGGYLSPNKNVPVSAYPNTVQQTIAKALIASGDDFRFDMSDQAPQAFGGTPGKGEWKDLQDFLKNPKDVAGTQAKLEKDAAAAYGTGR; this is translated from the coding sequence ATGCGCAGCAAGAGCGACACCATCCGGACACACAGGGCCGCCACGGCACTCGCCGCCCTCCTCGCGGGAGCCCTCGCGCTCACCGCCTGCTCGGGCAGCAGTGACAAGAAGGACGACGGCGGGAAGAGCAGCGGGCCGGGCGGCGGCGGTTCGACGGTCTCGCTGCCGAAGCTGGACGGCGCGCACCTGGAGGTCGCCGCCGTCTGGACCGGCACCGAGCAGGCCAACTTCAAGAAGGTCCTCGCGGAGTTCGAGAAGCGCACCGGGGCGAAGGTGACCTTCGTGCCGGCGCAGGACCCGATCATCAACTTCCTCGGCTCGAAGATCGCCGGCGGTCAGCCGCCGGACGTGGCGATGCTGCCGCAGCCGGGCGCCATCAAGCAGGCGGTGCAGAAGAACTGGGCCAAGCCGCTCGGCCCGGACGCCCTGAAGGAGTTGCGGAAGAACTACTCGCAGGGCTGGCAGGACATCGGCAAGGTCGGCGGCAAGCAGTACGGCGTGTACTACAAGGCGGCCAACAAGTCGCTGATCTGGTACAACGCCAAGGTCTTCGAGAACGCGGGCGCCAAGGAGCCCAAGACCTGGCAGGACCTGATGAAGACGGCGCAAGCCGTGTACGACTCGGGGGTGACGCCGTTCTCGGTGGGCGGCGCGGACGGCTGGACGCTGACGGACTGGTTCGAGAACGTCTATCTGTCCCAGGCGGGTCCGGAGAAGTACGACCAGCTCGCCCAGCACAAGATCAAGTGGACCGATCCGTCGGTGAAGCAGGCCCTGACGACGCTCGCGCAGGTCTGGGGCAAGAAGGACTATGTGGCGGGCGGCGCGGACGGCGCGCTGCAGACGGAGTTCCCCGCGTCGGTGACGCAGACGTTCACCGGTGGCGACCAGCCGAAGGCGGCGATGGTCTACGAGGGTGACTTCGCGCAGGTCAACATCGGCGACACCAAGGCGAAGGTGGGCACGGACGCGAAGGTGTTCCCGTTCCCGGCGGTCGGTTCGACCGCGCCGGTGGTCTCCGGTGGTGACGCGGCCGTCATCCTGAAGGACTCCAAGGCGGCGCAGGCGCTGGCCACGTTCCTGGCCTCGCCGGACGCGGCGACGATCCAGGCGAAGCTCGGCGGCTATCTCTCGCCGAACAAGAACGTGCCGGTCTCGGCGTACCCGAACACGGTCCAGCAGACGATCGCGAAGGCGCTGATCGCCTCCGGCGACGACTTCCGGTTCGACATGTCCGACCAGGCCCCGCAGGCGTTCGGCGGCACCCCCGGCAAGGGCGAGTGGAAGGACCTGCAGGACTTCCTGAAGAACCCGAAGGACGTGGCGGGGACGCAGGCGAAGCTGGAGAAGGACGCGGCGGCCGCGTACGGGACCGGGCGGTAG
- a CDS encoding sugar ABC transporter permease, with product MASAAAAGAPPGPAAPRGRKSVTGTRKAVAALFLLPALVLLGALVVYPIGYSLVRSFSADSGGGFAGFDNYKAIFTDDGIRTALKNNVIWVVFAPTVSTALGLVFAVLTERVRWGTAFKLVVFMPMAISMLAAGIIFRLVYDQSPDKGVANAVWVGVHDTFAQSSAFPKAHPGRQSPLKPDAGSFLTASPVHTGQVVRLPLVGVAPDQMPGDAKKAVAAKPEPGKVTGTTWQDFTRGKGVGRLGAPDPSELGYAGMRIEAVRDGKVVASTTAADDGTFTLPGTADGARLRLPASNFREPYNGVDWLGPTLVTPAIIGSYVWMWAGFAMVLIAAGLAGVPRELLEAARVDGANEWQVFRKVTVPLLAPVLAVVVVTLMINVLKVFDLVYIIAPGSSQDDANVLALELYRKGFSEGRPGVASAIAVFLLLLVIPVMLFNIRRLRREVRR from the coding sequence ATGGCGTCGGCAGCGGCGGCCGGGGCCCCACCGGGCCCCGCCGCGCCCCGCGGTCGCAAGAGCGTGACCGGCACCCGCAAGGCGGTGGCAGCGCTGTTCCTGTTGCCCGCGCTGGTGCTGCTGGGCGCGCTCGTGGTCTACCCGATCGGGTACTCGCTCGTCCGCAGTTTCTCCGCCGACTCGGGTGGCGGGTTCGCGGGCTTCGACAACTACAAGGCGATCTTCACGGACGACGGCATCCGTACGGCGCTGAAGAACAACGTCATCTGGGTGGTGTTCGCGCCTACGGTGTCCACCGCGCTCGGTCTGGTCTTCGCGGTGCTGACCGAACGGGTGCGCTGGGGCACGGCGTTCAAGCTGGTCGTCTTCATGCCGATGGCGATCTCGATGCTGGCGGCCGGGATCATCTTCCGGCTGGTGTACGACCAGAGCCCGGACAAGGGGGTCGCCAACGCGGTGTGGGTGGGGGTGCACGACACGTTCGCGCAGTCGTCGGCGTTCCCCAAGGCGCACCCGGGCCGCCAGTCGCCACTGAAGCCGGACGCGGGCAGCTTCCTCACCGCCTCACCGGTGCACACCGGGCAGGTGGTGCGGCTGCCTCTGGTCGGTGTCGCACCCGACCAGATGCCGGGCGACGCGAAGAAGGCGGTCGCGGCGAAGCCGGAGCCGGGGAAGGTCACCGGCACGACCTGGCAGGACTTCACGCGCGGCAAGGGCGTGGGCCGGCTGGGCGCGCCCGACCCGTCCGAGCTGGGCTACGCCGGGATGCGGATCGAGGCGGTGAGGGACGGCAAGGTCGTGGCCTCGACGACGGCCGCGGACGACGGCACCTTCACGCTGCCCGGTACGGCCGACGGGGCTCGACTGCGGCTTCCGGCGAGCAACTTCAGGGAGCCGTACAACGGGGTCGACTGGCTGGGGCCGACGCTGGTCACGCCGGCGATCATCGGCTCGTACGTGTGGATGTGGGCGGGCTTCGCGATGGTGCTGATCGCGGCCGGGCTGGCGGGCGTGCCGCGGGAGTTGCTGGAGGCGGCGCGCGTGGACGGGGCCAACGAGTGGCAGGTGTTCCGGAAGGTCACGGTGCCGCTGCTGGCACCGGTGCTGGCGGTGGTCGTGGTCACCCTGATGATCAACGTGCTGAAGGTGTTCGACCTCGTCTACATCATCGCGCCGGGCTCCTCCCAGGACGACGCGAACGTGCTCGCGCTGGAGCTGTACCGCAAGGGCTTCTCGGAGGGCCGGCCGGGCGTCGCCAGCGCCATCGCGGTGTTCCTGCTGCTCCTGGTGATCCCGGTGATGCTGTTCAACATTCGCAGGCTGCGGCGGGAGGTCAGGCGATGA